The Chanodichthys erythropterus isolate Z2021 chromosome 14, ASM2448905v1, whole genome shotgun sequence genome window below encodes:
- the LOC137036141 gene encoding uncharacterized protein isoform X6, whose protein sequence is MQQSDVDVKHRLRGRKSKKKIRLAEKASMKKLLVDVDCGVDDAQALMMALAAPDVQILGITCVQGNTSVENVCKNVLRVLKVCKHLEIPVFRGATNSLLGQTVGAGDFHGKDGLGDAPDPEAPGLELVQKEIAASAMIRIVNENPGEVSLVATAPLTNVALAVKLDPSFPQKLKGLYIMGGNTDSRGNVTVCGEFNFAADPEAAYIVLNEFICPIYIATWEFTCRSKLPWEFCDVWLAQDSDKACFMKQIFQKIMDSSKKPEKELEEGQGFISCDSYAMAAAIDDTFIIENEHKAVTVELAGNYCRGMMVVDHLELLEKTHKAHILKKVDLEKFKMLMMNALK, encoded by the exons ATGCAGCAATCGGATGTTGATGTAAAACACAGATTAAGAGGAAGGAAGAGCAAGAAGAAGATCCGATTAGCGGAAA AAGCCAGCATGAAGAAACTGCTTGTGGACGTGGACTGTGGTGTGGATGATGCTCAGGCTCTCATGATGGCTTTGGCAGCGCCAGACGTGCAGATCCTGGGCATCACTTGCGTTCAGGGCAACACTTCAGTAGAAAATGTCTGCAAGAATGTCCTGCGTGTCCTGAAAGTGTGTAAGCATCTGGAG ATTCCTGTATTTCGTGGAGCGACTAATTCACTTTTGGGGCAAACCGTTGGTGCTGGAGATTTTCACGGCAAAGATGGACTCGGGGACGCCCCAGATCCCGAAGCTCCTGGTCTGGAACTTGTCCAGAAAGAGATCGCTGCATCAGCCATGATCCGAATAGTCAATGAGAATCCTGGAGAG GTGTCTTTAGTGGCCACGGCTCCACTGACGAATGTGGCTTTGGCGGTGAAACTGGACCCCTCATTTCCCCAGAAACTCAAAGGCCTTTACATTATGGGCGGCAATACAGACT CTCGTGGGAACGTCACTGTGTGTGGAGAGTTCAACTTTGCAGCTGATCCTGAAGCAGCTTATATTGTCCTGAATGAATTCATTTGCCCAATTTATATTGCAACCTGGGAGTTCACCTGTCGCAGTAAATTACCCTGG GAGTTCTGTGATGTTTGGCTGGCCCAGGACTCAGATAAAGCTTGCTTTATGAAGCAGATCTTTCAGAAGATCATGGATTCCAGCAAGAAGCCTGAAAAGGAGCTGGAGGAGGGACAGGGATTCATCTCTTGTGACTCTTATGCCATGGCAGCGGCCATAGATGACACATTTATTATTGAAAACGAACACAAAGCGGTCACTGTGGAGCTTGCAGGAAACTACTGCCGGGGGATGATGGTTGTAGATCACCTCGAACTTCTGGAGAAGACTCACAAAGCCCACATATTGAAGAAGGTCGACTTGGAAAAGTTTAAAATGCTCATGATGAAtgctttgaaataa
- the LOC137036141 gene encoding uncharacterized protein isoform X7 has translation MFIQEASMKKLLVDVDCGVDDAQALMMALAAPDVQILGITCVQGNTSVENVCKNVLRVLKVCKHLEIPVFRGATNSLLGQTVGAGDFHGKDGLGDAPDPEAPGLELVQKEIAASAMIRIVNENPGEVSLVATAPLTNVALAVKLDPSFPQKLKGLYIMGGNTDSRGNVTVCGEFNFAADPEAAYIVLNEFICPIYIATWEFTCRSKLPWEFCDVWLAQDSDKACFMKQIFQKIMDSSKKPEKELEEGQGFISCDSYAMAAAIDDTFIIENEHKAVTVELAGNYCRGMMVVDHLELLEKTHKAHILKKVDLEKFKMLMMNALK, from the exons ATGTTTATACAAg AAGCCAGCATGAAGAAACTGCTTGTGGACGTGGACTGTGGTGTGGATGATGCTCAGGCTCTCATGATGGCTTTGGCAGCGCCAGACGTGCAGATCCTGGGCATCACTTGCGTTCAGGGCAACACTTCAGTAGAAAATGTCTGCAAGAATGTCCTGCGTGTCCTGAAAGTGTGTAAGCATCTGGAG ATTCCTGTATTTCGTGGAGCGACTAATTCACTTTTGGGGCAAACCGTTGGTGCTGGAGATTTTCACGGCAAAGATGGACTCGGGGACGCCCCAGATCCCGAAGCTCCTGGTCTGGAACTTGTCCAGAAAGAGATCGCTGCATCAGCCATGATCCGAATAGTCAATGAGAATCCTGGAGAG GTGTCTTTAGTGGCCACGGCTCCACTGACGAATGTGGCTTTGGCGGTGAAACTGGACCCCTCATTTCCCCAGAAACTCAAAGGCCTTTACATTATGGGCGGCAATACAGACT CTCGTGGGAACGTCACTGTGTGTGGAGAGTTCAACTTTGCAGCTGATCCTGAAGCAGCTTATATTGTCCTGAATGAATTCATTTGCCCAATTTATATTGCAACCTGGGAGTTCACCTGTCGCAGTAAATTACCCTGG GAGTTCTGTGATGTTTGGCTGGCCCAGGACTCAGATAAAGCTTGCTTTATGAAGCAGATCTTTCAGAAGATCATGGATTCCAGCAAGAAGCCTGAAAAGGAGCTGGAGGAGGGACAGGGATTCATCTCTTGTGACTCTTATGCCATGGCAGCGGCCATAGATGACACATTTATTATTGAAAACGAACACAAAGCGGTCACTGTGGAGCTTGCAGGAAACTACTGCCGGGGGATGATGGTTGTAGATCACCTCGAACTTCTGGAGAAGACTCACAAAGCCCACATATTGAAGAAGGTCGACTTGGAAAAGTTTAAAATGCTCATGATGAAtgctttgaaataa
- the LOC137036141 gene encoding inosine-uridine preferring nucleoside hydrolase-like isoform X3, translated as MSSRSRMLHTSSRMSYSPLNATIRRHRIRNEMQQSDVDVKHRLRGRKSKKKIRLAEKASMKKLLVDVDCGVDDAQALMMALAAPDVQILGITCVQGNTSVENVCKNVLRVLKVCKHLEIPVFRGATNSLLGQTVGAGDFHGKDGLGDAPDPEAPGLELVQKEIAASAMIRIVNENPGEVSLVATAPLTNVALAVKLDPSFPQKLKGLYIMGGNTDSRGNVTVCGEFNFAADPEAAYIVLNEFICPIYIATWEFTCRSKLPWEFCDVWLAQDSDKACFMKQIFQKIMDSSKKPEKELEEGQGFISCDSYAMAAAIDDTFIIENEHKAVTVELAGNYCRGMMVVDHLELLEKTHKAHILKKVDLEKFKMLMMNALK; from the exons ATGTCCTCCAGAAGTCGCATGCTGCAtacgtcatcaaggatgtcttattca CCTTTAAATGCGACCATCAGAAGACACAGGATTCGAAATGAGATGCAGCAATCGGATGTTGATGTAAAACACAGATTAAGAGGAAGGAAGAGCAAGAAGAAGATCCGATTAGCGGAAA AAGCCAGCATGAAGAAACTGCTTGTGGACGTGGACTGTGGTGTGGATGATGCTCAGGCTCTCATGATGGCTTTGGCAGCGCCAGACGTGCAGATCCTGGGCATCACTTGCGTTCAGGGCAACACTTCAGTAGAAAATGTCTGCAAGAATGTCCTGCGTGTCCTGAAAGTGTGTAAGCATCTGGAG ATTCCTGTATTTCGTGGAGCGACTAATTCACTTTTGGGGCAAACCGTTGGTGCTGGAGATTTTCACGGCAAAGATGGACTCGGGGACGCCCCAGATCCCGAAGCTCCTGGTCTGGAACTTGTCCAGAAAGAGATCGCTGCATCAGCCATGATCCGAATAGTCAATGAGAATCCTGGAGAG GTGTCTTTAGTGGCCACGGCTCCACTGACGAATGTGGCTTTGGCGGTGAAACTGGACCCCTCATTTCCCCAGAAACTCAAAGGCCTTTACATTATGGGCGGCAATACAGACT CTCGTGGGAACGTCACTGTGTGTGGAGAGTTCAACTTTGCAGCTGATCCTGAAGCAGCTTATATTGTCCTGAATGAATTCATTTGCCCAATTTATATTGCAACCTGGGAGTTCACCTGTCGCAGTAAATTACCCTGG GAGTTCTGTGATGTTTGGCTGGCCCAGGACTCAGATAAAGCTTGCTTTATGAAGCAGATCTTTCAGAAGATCATGGATTCCAGCAAGAAGCCTGAAAAGGAGCTGGAGGAGGGACAGGGATTCATCTCTTGTGACTCTTATGCCATGGCAGCGGCCATAGATGACACATTTATTATTGAAAACGAACACAAAGCGGTCACTGTGGAGCTTGCAGGAAACTACTGCCGGGGGATGATGGTTGTAGATCACCTCGAACTTCTGGAGAAGACTCACAAAGCCCACATATTGAAGAAGGTCGACTTGGAAAAGTTTAAAATGCTCATGATGAAtgctttgaaataa